Proteins encoded within one genomic window of Acinetobacter sp. YWS30-1:
- the gltB gene encoding glutamate synthase large subunit, producing MPSPNNVAPAQGLYQPDEFKDNCGFGLIAHMQGDASHDLVKTAIHSLSCMTHRGGIAADGKTGDGCGLLLAMPKEFFREEAKRLSDITLSEIFAVGTVFLNLDPALAAHAKQVLTKEIEEEGCRVIAWRVVPTNNDALGEIAMQSLPAFEQVIVNCPIGVTEVEFNRKLFLARRRAEQQLTSDPYFYVTTLCSTVISYKGLMMPAAIADFYTDLADERLASHIVVFHQRFSTNTLPRWPLAQPFRYLAHNGEINTITANRNWAMARTPKFENPLLPGLTELNPIVNRTGSDSSSLDNMLEILVGGGMDLFRALRMLVPPAWQNVETLDADLRAFYEFNSKHMEAWDGPAGLVIQDGRHAICMLDRNGLRPARWVITKNGYITLASEIGVWGYEPEDVISKGRVGPGQMLVIDTYTGKVLDTQDVNNHLKRMRPYREWLRENAVRLQGSPELEEYLCERGLKGDNLKAAQKMFMVTFEERDQLLRPIAESGQEAVGSMGDDTPMAVLSRQVRHVSDYFRQQFAQVTNPPIDPLRESIVMSLETCLGREQNVFEQGPEHADRLIISSPVLSNSKMHQIRTLGRTGYEIADIDLNYAETEGLEAAIARICEESAQAIRDGKTLLVLSDKKIREGFLPANAVMVTGAVHHHLINTGLRTDANLIVETGFARDPHQFAVLLGFGATAIYPYLAYDVINDLVAKGELLGDPVYAQNNFRKGIEKGLLKVLSKMGISTVASYRGGQLFEAVGLSNEVVNKCFVGVPSRIQGATFADLENDQRQLADLAWKNRKPIDQGGMLKFVFGKEYHAFNPDVINSLHKAVRSGNYADFKEYAELVNNRPIATIRDLFKLKTDNSIPVDQVESVEDILPRFDSAGMSLGALSPEAHEAIAIAMNTIGGRSNSGEGGEDPARYGTIRNSKIKQIASGRFGVTPAYLTSAEVLQIKVAQGAKPGEGGQLPGGKVNGLIARLRYSVPGVTLISPPPHHDIYSIEDLSQLIFDLKQVNPQAMVSVKLVSEPGVGTIAAGVAKAYADFITISGYDGGTAASPLSSIHHAGSPWELGLSEAHQALRVNDLRGKVRVQTDGGLKTGLDVVKAAILGAESFGFGSTPMIALGCKYLRICHLNNCATGVATQQDHLRQEHYIGEPQMLINFFTFIAEETREWLAALGVSSLKDLIGRTDLLEILPGETDKHAHLDLSKLLESHPAAEGKAQYCEVQGNEPFDKGILAEKMVEEILPAIEAGTGGEYSFTVGNCDRSIGARLSGEIAKRYGNLSMEAHPVKVNLTGTAGQSLGVWNAGGLHLKLEGDANDYVGKGMAGGRISIFPPKGSPFQTQNTAIIGNTCLYGATGGKLFAAGTAGERFAVRNSGAFAVIEGAGDHCCEYMTGGIVTVLGKVGHNFGAGMTGGFAYVLDLDNDFVDHYNHELIELNRISTEAMEEHQTFLLRILDEHIAETGSAWAYKIRHEFDFYSRKFWLVKPKAANLLTLLKTTQADPQ from the coding sequence ATGCCATCGCCTAATAATGTAGCTCCCGCTCAAGGTTTATACCAACCGGATGAGTTTAAAGATAACTGTGGTTTCGGTTTGATCGCCCATATGCAGGGTGATGCCAGTCATGATCTGGTCAAGACCGCAATTCATAGTCTAAGTTGTATGACCCACCGTGGCGGTATTGCTGCTGATGGCAAGACCGGTGATGGTTGTGGTCTATTGCTGGCAATGCCTAAAGAATTCTTCCGTGAAGAAGCCAAACGCTTAAGTGACATTACCTTAAGTGAGATTTTTGCTGTGGGTACAGTATTCCTGAATCTGGATCCAGCATTAGCCGCACATGCAAAACAAGTCCTGACCAAAGAAATTGAAGAAGAAGGCTGTCGCGTTATCGCATGGCGTGTTGTACCGACGAATAATGATGCGCTTGGTGAGATTGCAATGCAGTCTCTGCCGGCTTTTGAGCAGGTGATTGTTAACTGCCCAATCGGTGTAACTGAAGTTGAATTCAACCGTAAATTGTTCCTTGCACGTCGTCGTGCTGAACAGCAGTTAACTAGTGATCCATACTTCTATGTGACGACCTTATGCTCAACTGTAATCAGCTATAAAGGTCTGATGATGCCGGCAGCGATTGCTGACTTCTATACTGATCTGGCTGATGAACGTCTGGCATCACATATCGTGGTTTTCCATCAACGTTTCTCTACCAATACATTGCCACGCTGGCCATTGGCTCAGCCATTCCGTTACCTTGCCCACAATGGTGAGATTAACACTATTACGGCTAACCGTAACTGGGCAATGGCGCGTACACCTAAATTTGAAAACCCATTACTGCCAGGTCTGACTGAGCTGAATCCAATCGTAAACCGTACTGGTTCAGATTCATCTAGTCTGGATAACATGCTGGAAATCCTCGTGGGTGGTGGTATGGATCTGTTCCGTGCGCTACGTATGCTGGTTCCACCTGCTTGGCAAAACGTTGAAACGCTTGATGCTGATTTACGTGCATTCTATGAGTTCAACTCTAAACATATGGAAGCATGGGATGGCCCTGCTGGTTTAGTTATCCAAGACGGTCGTCATGCGATCTGTATGCTGGATCGTAACGGCTTGCGTCCGGCACGTTGGGTCATCACTAAAAATGGCTACATCACACTGGCGTCAGAAATCGGTGTATGGGGTTATGAACCTGAAGATGTCATTTCTAAAGGACGTGTGGGTCCTGGCCAAATGCTGGTGATCGATACTTATACCGGTAAAGTATTAGATACTCAGGATGTGAATAATCACCTGAAACGTATGCGTCCGTACCGTGAATGGTTACGTGAAAATGCTGTACGTCTACAAGGTAGCCCTGAGCTGGAAGAATATCTATGTGAGCGAGGCTTGAAAGGTGACAACCTGAAAGCGGCACAGAAAATGTTCATGGTGACTTTCGAGGAACGTGACCAGTTACTGCGTCCAATCGCTGAAAGCGGTCAGGAAGCTGTGGGTTCTATGGGTGATGATACCCCGATGGCGGTTCTGTCACGTCAGGTGCGTCATGTATCAGACTATTTCCGTCAGCAGTTCGCTCAGGTAACGAATCCGCCAATCGATCCATTACGTGAATCGATTGTAATGTCACTAGAAACCTGTTTAGGTCGTGAACAAAACGTTTTCGAACAGGGTCCAGAACATGCAGACCGTCTGATTATTTCAAGTCCGGTTCTGTCTAATTCAAAAATGCATCAGATCCGTACGCTAGGCCGTACAGGTTATGAGATTGCGGATATTGATCTGAACTATGCTGAAACTGAAGGCTTAGAAGCTGCGATTGCTCGTATTTGCGAAGAATCAGCGCAAGCGATTCGTGACGGCAAAACTTTATTGGTACTTTCAGACAAGAAAATTCGTGAAGGTTTCTTGCCAGCCAATGCTGTGATGGTCACTGGTGCAGTACACCATCATTTGATCAATACTGGTCTGCGTACTGATGCGAACCTGATTGTTGAAACCGGTTTTGCACGTGATCCACATCAATTTGCCGTTCTACTTGGCTTTGGTGCGACAGCAATTTATCCGTACCTGGCATATGACGTGATCAATGATCTGGTGGCTAAAGGTGAATTGCTGGGTGATCCGGTATATGCGCAAAACAATTTCCGTAAGGGTATTGAAAAAGGCTTGCTGAAAGTCCTGTCTAAGATGGGTATTTCAACTGTGGCTTCTTATCGTGGCGGTCAGTTATTTGAAGCAGTCGGTTTATCCAATGAAGTTGTGAACAAATGCTTCGTAGGTGTTCCGAGCCGTATTCAAGGTGCAACTTTTGCTGATCTTGAAAATGACCAGAGGCAACTGGCAGATTTAGCCTGGAAAAACCGTAAGCCAATCGATCAGGGCGGTATGCTGAAATTTGTCTTCGGCAAGGAATACCATGCGTTTAACCCGGATGTGATTAACTCACTGCATAAAGCAGTACGTTCTGGTAATTATGCGGACTTTAAAGAATATGCAGAGCTGGTAAACAATCGTCCCATTGCAACCATTCGTGACTTATTCAAGCTGAAAACTGACAACTCAATTCCAGTGGATCAGGTTGAGTCTGTAGAAGATATTCTGCCTCGCTTTGACTCTGCGGGTATGTCTTTGGGTGCGTTATCTCCTGAAGCACATGAAGCGATTGCGATTGCCATGAACACCATTGGCGGTCGTTCTAACTCTGGTGAGGGCGGTGAAGATCCAGCCCGTTATGGCACCATCCGTAACTCGAAAATCAAACAGATTGCATCCGGACGTTTTGGTGTAACTCCAGCGTACTTAACATCAGCAGAAGTACTGCAAATTAAAGTAGCTCAAGGTGCAAAACCAGGTGAAGGTGGTCAGTTGCCAGGTGGTAAAGTGAATGGCTTGATTGCCCGTTTACGTTATTCAGTTCCAGGTGTGACCCTGATTTCACCACCACCACACCATGATATCTATTCGATCGAAGATTTATCGCAGTTGATCTTTGACTTGAAACAGGTCAATCCGCAAGCGATGGTATCGGTGAAACTGGTATCTGAACCGGGTGTAGGTACGATTGCAGCAGGTGTGGCAAAAGCTTATGCCGATTTTATTACCATTTCTGGTTATGACGGTGGTACAGCAGCATCTCCATTATCCTCGATTCACCATGCGGGTTCTCCATGGGAATTAGGTTTAAGTGAAGCGCATCAAGCACTTCGTGTAAACGACCTGCGTGGCAAAGTACGCGTTCAAACTGATGGTGGTTTAAAAACTGGTCTGGACGTCGTAAAAGCTGCGATCTTGGGTGCAGAAAGCTTCGGCTTCGGTTCAACACCAATGATTGCCTTAGGTTGTAAATACCTGCGTATTTGTCACTTGAATAACTGTGCGACCGGTGTTGCGACTCAGCAGGATCATCTGCGTCAAGAGCACTACATCGGCGAACCACAAATGCTGATCAATTTCTTCACTTTCATTGCTGAAGAAACACGTGAATGGTTGGCGGCACTTGGCGTATCTAGCCTGAAAGACCTGATTGGTCGTACAGATTTGCTGGAAATCCTGCCAGGTGAAACTGACAAACATGCTCACCTTGATCTGAGCAAACTGCTAGAGTCACATCCAGCAGCAGAAGGCAAAGCACAGTACTGTGAAGTACAGGGTAATGAACCGTTCGATAAAGGTATTCTGGCTGAGAAGATGGTAGAAGAAATTCTTCCAGCAATCGAAGCAGGTACAGGTGGTGAATACAGCTTTACCGTAGGTAACTGTGACCGTTCGATTGGTGCGCGTCTGTCAGGTGAAATTGCCAAACGTTATGGCAACCTGAGTATGGAAGCACATCCGGTTAAAGTAAATCTGACTGGTACAGCGGGTCAGTCACTCGGTGTCTGGAATGCCGGTGGTCTGCATCTGAAACTGGAAGGTGATGCGAACGACTACGTGGGTAAAGGTATGGCAGGTGGTCGTATCTCGATTTTCCCACCGAAAGGTTCGCCATTCCAGACTCAAAATACTGCGATCATTGGTAATACCTGTCTGTATGGTGCGACTGGTGGTAAATTGTTTGCTGCAGGTACTGCGGGTGAACGTTTTGCAGTTCGTAACTCTGGTGCCTTTGCTGTGATTGAGGGTGCAGGCGATCACTGCTGTGAATATATGACTGGCGGTATTGTGACTGTCCTAGGTAAAGTAGGTCATAACTTCGGTGCAGGTATGACCGGTGGTTTTGCTTATGTATTGGACCTGGACAATGATTTTGTAGATCATTACAACCATGAGTTGATTGAACTGAACCGTATCTCAACTGAAGCGATGGAAGAACATCAGACCTTTTTGCTTCGCATTTTAGATGAACATATTGCAGAAACAGGTAGTGCTTGGGCGTACAAGATCCGCCATGAGTTTGATTTCTATAGTCGTAAGTTCTGGCTGGTAAAACCAAAAGCAGCTAACTTATTGACCTTGTTGAAAACAACTCAAGCTGATCCACAATAA